A region from the Kribbella shirazensis genome encodes:
- a CDS encoding NUDIX hydrolase, with translation MVARTSIAVGALVRDGLVLLVHRHPSRRWYPDCWDLVGGHVESGELPHQAVSRECLEEVGVQVYDPVPIPMTISDPNLNMHAFLVTRWDGEPVNAAPDEHDDLRWFRPSDLVDLKLAHSGSLPSILHALQVATD, from the coding sequence ATGGTTGCCCGGACTTCGATCGCAGTCGGCGCGCTCGTGCGTGACGGCCTGGTTCTCCTCGTGCATCGGCACCCGTCGCGTCGGTGGTATCCCGACTGCTGGGACCTCGTCGGTGGACATGTCGAGTCGGGCGAGTTGCCTCACCAGGCTGTCAGTCGAGAATGCCTCGAGGAAGTCGGGGTCCAGGTCTACGACCCCGTACCCATCCCGATGACGATCAGCGATCCGAACCTGAACATGCACGCCTTCCTCGTCACGCGCTGGGACGGAGAACCTGTCAACGCCGCACCCGACGAGCACGACGATCTTCGCTGGTTCCGGCCCAGTGACCTCGTGGACTTGAAGCTGGCCCACTCGGGCAGCCTGCCGAGCATCCTGCACGCCCTCCAGGTCGCAACCGATTAG
- a CDS encoding MarR family winged helix-turn-helix transcriptional regulator: MSTAEPSAFAEGRVSYAIFQLHRAHRGYAATLLRQMGLHPGQELVLMHLNDRDAQTQSELLASIGLDPSTLSKTLRRMQDAGLLVREPADHDRRVMVVRLTDKGAALREPIAAMWRDLEEVTVQNLSPRQAEALEKAAYSVVEAITNRTQSPERT; encoded by the coding sequence ATGTCGACCGCGGAACCGAGCGCCTTCGCCGAGGGCCGGGTCAGTTACGCGATCTTCCAGCTTCACCGCGCCCATCGCGGGTACGCCGCCACCCTGCTCCGGCAGATGGGACTGCACCCGGGACAAGAACTTGTCCTCATGCACCTCAACGACCGGGACGCACAGACGCAGTCCGAGCTGCTCGCGAGTATCGGTCTCGACCCCTCCACGCTGTCCAAGACGCTGCGCCGGATGCAGGACGCCGGTCTGCTCGTCCGCGAGCCCGCTGACCACGACCGCAGGGTGATGGTCGTCCGGCTCACCGACAAGGGAGCCGCGCTGCGCGAGCCCATCGCGGCCATGTGGCGAGACCTCGAGGAAGTCACGGTGCAGAACCTCTCGCCGCGGCAAGCCGAAGCCCTCGAGAAGGCCGCGTACTCCGTCGTCGAAGCGATCACCAACAGGACCCAATCCCCCGAAAGAACGTGA
- a CDS encoding SDR family oxidoreductase encodes MTTPPQTRPVLVVGATGFLGGKVVDELLNRGKSVRALVRTTTDAGRLQSRGVDIARGDMLDLDSLVAAMQGVDAVITTAAGYTRGGKNADAIDTLGNANLAEAAQRAGVRRFVLTSILTSDQTPNVPHFWHKKLAEDKLEQLGVPFVALRPGAFVDQIASMAGNPVDKGRLTWLGKPTVPLTFVHTSDLAAYLAAAVDAEVSDGERIDIGWDRPVSVRELADLMGARAGKSIKVWAVPSVVIRGSGAVVGRFMPIVKDMAAMFGWFETGRYVADPRRQEQVFWPAPSAEDAVNRLTDELSNTPNAETRPGSGR; translated from the coding sequence ATGACCACTCCCCCTCAGACCCGCCCGGTCCTCGTCGTCGGCGCGACCGGCTTCCTCGGCGGCAAGGTTGTCGACGAACTCCTCAACCGCGGCAAGAGCGTGCGTGCCCTGGTCCGTACGACGACCGACGCCGGCCGGCTCCAGAGCCGGGGTGTCGACATCGCCCGCGGCGACATGCTCGACCTGGACTCACTCGTCGCCGCCATGCAGGGGGTGGATGCCGTCATCACCACCGCGGCCGGCTACACCCGCGGCGGCAAGAACGCAGACGCCATCGACACCCTCGGCAACGCCAACCTCGCCGAGGCGGCGCAGCGGGCCGGTGTCCGGAGATTCGTTCTGACCAGCATCTTGACCAGTGACCAGACCCCGAACGTCCCGCACTTCTGGCACAAGAAGCTCGCCGAGGACAAGCTCGAACAGCTCGGAGTCCCGTTCGTCGCCCTGCGCCCCGGGGCGTTCGTCGACCAGATCGCGAGCATGGCCGGCAACCCGGTCGACAAGGGCCGCTTGACCTGGCTGGGCAAGCCGACCGTTCCGCTGACCTTCGTCCACACCTCTGACCTTGCGGCCTACTTGGCGGCCGCGGTCGACGCCGAAGTGAGTGACGGTGAGCGGATCGACATCGGCTGGGACCGCCCGGTCAGTGTGCGGGAACTGGCGGATCTCATGGGTGCTCGTGCCGGGAAATCGATCAAGGTGTGGGCCGTGCCATCCGTCGTCATCCGCGGTTCGGGCGCCGTTGTCGGCCGGTTCATGCCCATCGTGAAGGACATGGCCGCGATGTTCGGCTGGTTCGAGACAGGTCGGTACGTCGCCGATCCCCGCAGGCAGGAGCAGGTCTTCTGGCCCGCGCCATCGGCTGAGGACGCCGTCAACCGCCTCACGGACGAGCTGAGCAACACACCCAACGCTGAGACCCGGCCTGGTTCCGGACGCTAG
- a CDS encoding class I tRNA ligase family protein, whose translation MTGKGPTVNPYYITTAIPYVNAAPHLGHALESVQADVLARHRRLRGQPVRFLSGTDDHALKNVLAARTTGEPVADFVNSAADRFQALQGILELSYDDYIRTSSDPRHRPGVEYLWQRCAEAGDFYQDTYTGLYCVGCEQFYEPDALIDGVCPEHGTEPERVTETNWFFRLSRYRDHIKDAITAGAVTINPPQKRNEVLALLDKGLQDFSVSRPAARAGGWGIPVPGDPSQVIYVWWDALTNYITALGVDRRSEDYEFWWDGDGERVHVIGKGITRFHAVYWIGLLLSAGEPLPTTIHVHDYVNVGGAKLSKSTGNIIDPVDLVKAYGVDALRWWITREVPLLGDTEFTTARLIQAYNTDLAGGIGNLANRTVALLHKHYDGRLLLDEEPVIGPGWDSADLDTARAALRSKIDAALRTADFRSATAHLIATVNLANQLLNAAAPWKALKDPDGDAHRIHRLLSRVVQACRTIRSELAPFCPGGAARLASQLGDGDRVAAPDPVFVRLA comes from the coding sequence GTGACAGGGAAGGGACCCACCGTGAACCCGTACTACATCACCACCGCTATCCCCTACGTGAACGCGGCGCCGCACCTCGGGCACGCGCTGGAAAGCGTGCAGGCCGACGTACTCGCCCGCCATCGGAGGCTCCGCGGCCAGCCGGTCCGCTTCCTGTCCGGCACCGACGACCACGCATTGAAGAACGTTCTCGCCGCCCGGACGACCGGAGAACCGGTAGCCGACTTCGTCAACAGCGCCGCAGACCGCTTCCAGGCACTCCAAGGCATTCTCGAGCTGAGTTACGACGACTACATCCGAACATCATCTGACCCGCGACATCGCCCCGGCGTCGAATACTTGTGGCAACGCTGCGCGGAGGCAGGCGACTTTTACCAAGACACCTACACGGGCCTCTATTGCGTCGGATGCGAGCAGTTCTACGAGCCGGACGCCTTGATCGACGGAGTCTGTCCGGAGCACGGCACGGAGCCTGAGCGGGTAACTGAGACCAACTGGTTCTTCCGTCTCTCCCGCTACCGCGATCACATCAAGGACGCGATCACCGCCGGCGCCGTCACGATCAATCCGCCCCAGAAGCGCAACGAGGTACTCGCACTCCTCGACAAGGGCCTCCAGGACTTCAGCGTCTCCCGCCCGGCAGCTCGCGCGGGCGGCTGGGGCATCCCGGTACCGGGTGACCCGAGCCAGGTGATCTACGTCTGGTGGGACGCCCTCACCAACTACATCACCGCACTGGGTGTCGACCGCCGCAGCGAGGACTACGAGTTCTGGTGGGACGGTGACGGCGAACGCGTGCACGTCATCGGCAAAGGCATCACGCGTTTCCACGCCGTGTACTGGATCGGTCTCCTGCTCTCAGCCGGCGAGCCACTCCCGACCACCATCCACGTCCACGACTACGTCAACGTGGGCGGCGCCAAGCTCTCCAAGAGCACCGGCAACATCATCGATCCGGTCGACCTGGTCAAGGCGTACGGCGTGGACGCCCTGCGCTGGTGGATTACCCGCGAAGTACCGCTGCTCGGCGACACCGAATTCACCACCGCGCGCCTGATCCAGGCCTACAACACCGACCTGGCCGGCGGAATCGGAAATCTCGCCAACCGCACCGTCGCCCTGCTTCACAAGCATTATGACGGCCGACTGCTCCTTGACGAGGAACCCGTGATCGGACCGGGCTGGGACAGCGCCGACCTGGACACAGCCCGTGCTGCCCTGCGGTCGAAGATCGACGCCGCCCTCAGGACCGCGGACTTCCGGTCGGCAACCGCGCACTTGATTGCCACCGTCAACCTCGCCAATCAGCTGCTCAACGCGGCAGCACCCTGGAAAGCGCTCAAGGACCCCGACGGCGACGCTCACCGCATCCACCGTCTCCTCAGCCGCGTCGTCCAGGCCTGCCGCACGATCAGGTCTGAGCTCGCGCCGTTCTGCCCAGGTGGTGCCGCGCGCCTCGCAAGCCAGCTCGGCGACGGCGATCGCGTCGCGGCCCCCGACCCGGTCTTCGTCCGCCTCGCATGA
- a CDS encoding DinB family protein: MDTSSQGRVMMSSSGLAEDKQNNRDVPWSSIVPFTWRECARLTNVERVFPDGAADERGVLTGFLDWQRVTVRRKVDGLPIELADRALLNTSPRMTVAGVVSHLRQTEHDWFAGSFPSLVDEPFMRDQDGGWPTGGRAIADLLSGYDAECAQSRRIVAQLTLDTMQHFTPPQFAPVSVRWILTHMIEETARHLGHLDILREQLDGARGY, from the coding sequence ATGGACACGTCGTCCCAGGGCAGGGTGATGATGTCTTCGAGCGGGTTGGCCGAGGACAAGCAGAACAATCGCGACGTCCCGTGGTCGTCGATCGTCCCATTCACCTGGCGCGAGTGTGCAAGGCTGACGAACGTGGAGCGTGTTTTTCCTGACGGTGCCGCCGACGAGCGTGGCGTTCTGACCGGGTTCCTCGATTGGCAACGAGTAACAGTGCGTCGAAAGGTGGACGGTTTGCCGATCGAACTGGCCGATCGCGCCCTGCTGAACACGTCCCCGCGCATGACGGTCGCCGGGGTCGTTTCGCATCTTCGGCAGACCGAGCACGACTGGTTCGCTGGGAGCTTTCCGTCTCTCGTGGACGAACCCTTCATGCGGGACCAGGACGGAGGTTGGCCAACTGGTGGTCGCGCAATCGCCGACCTGTTGAGCGGCTACGACGCCGAGTGTGCGCAGTCAAGGCGCATCGTTGCTCAATTGACTCTCGACACGATGCAGCATTTCACGCCACCACAGTTCGCCCCGGTATCGGTGCGATGGATCCTGACCCACATGATCGAAGAGACAGCCCGCCACCTCG
- a CDS encoding class I SAM-dependent methyltransferase has protein sequence MPKTDYDEFAEAYAADNEVNLLNGHYERPAMLNLAGDVSGRRILDVGCGSGPLSAALRDKGAIIAGFDLSAAMIELARRRLGEDADLRVADLAKPLPYDDAAFDDVVASLVLHYLQDWTEPLAELRRVLKPGGRLILSLNHPFVYTALNPDGQYFDVAEFSFDAEHAGHTVVYTIWHRPLQAMSDAFTAAGFRISAISEPPISPDTPIELRPKNMKHPARFISFIFFVLEAC, from the coding sequence GTGCCGAAGACCGATTACGACGAATTCGCCGAGGCGTACGCCGCCGACAACGAGGTCAACCTGCTCAACGGCCACTACGAACGGCCGGCGATGCTGAACCTCGCCGGTGACGTGAGCGGCCGTCGCATCCTCGACGTCGGCTGTGGCTCCGGTCCGCTGTCGGCGGCGCTCCGTGACAAGGGCGCGATCATCGCCGGCTTCGACCTGAGCGCGGCCATGATCGAGCTGGCCCGCCGAAGGCTGGGCGAGGACGCCGACCTCAGAGTCGCCGACCTGGCCAAGCCGCTCCCGTACGACGACGCCGCATTCGACGACGTCGTCGCGTCACTCGTCCTGCACTATCTGCAGGACTGGACCGAGCCGCTGGCCGAGCTCCGCCGGGTGCTGAAGCCGGGCGGACGCCTCATCCTGTCGCTGAACCACCCGTTCGTCTACACGGCGTTGAACCCCGACGGCCAGTACTTCGACGTCGCCGAATTCTCCTTCGACGCCGAACACGCCGGCCACACGGTCGTCTACACGATCTGGCACCGGCCGCTCCAGGCGATGTCCGATGCCTTCACCGCGGCAGGCTTCCGCATCTCGGCCATCAGCGAGCCACCGATCTCCCCGGACACACCGATCGAGCTACGCCCGAAGAACATGAAGCACCCAGCACGATTCATCAGCTTCATCTTCTTCGTCCTCGAGGCGTGCTGA
- a CDS encoding phosphotransferase: MSNPGEPEQDEHLIAGGINQVVRIGQTIRRPMGPWSESVHELLKHLEARGFAGAPRFLGVDHEGREIHSAVAGETPWPPGPALLSTALLESAASLLRRYHDAVDGWSPATGSWQFAPVPVGEPEVICHNDLAPWNLIARDGETVAFVDWDTAAPGPRTWDLAYLAYTLVPLAAPGNLEPMGWPGRVPTRERLKHIRDAYGCTPKQWQAVIATIPARVRAAYDTMRIWAAEDRPGWRAQWEQPEPWRHGAGYLRDIAHIQNSIESWRTTD; the protein is encoded by the coding sequence GTGAGCAACCCGGGGGAGCCGGAGCAGGACGAGCATCTCATTGCTGGAGGCATCAATCAGGTTGTTCGGATCGGGCAGACCATTCGACGTCCAATGGGCCCTTGGTCAGAGTCCGTCCATGAACTCCTCAAGCATCTCGAAGCCAGGGGATTCGCAGGCGCTCCGCGTTTTCTCGGCGTAGACCATGAAGGGCGAGAAATCCATTCCGCGGTGGCGGGCGAGACTCCGTGGCCGCCCGGTCCTGCGCTGCTCTCGACTGCGTTGCTCGAAAGCGCCGCCAGTCTGTTACGCAGGTACCACGACGCTGTCGACGGCTGGAGCCCAGCGACAGGCAGCTGGCAGTTCGCACCGGTGCCGGTAGGTGAACCGGAAGTCATATGCCATAACGACCTGGCTCCATGGAATCTGATAGCCCGCGACGGCGAGACGGTTGCATTCGTTGATTGGGACACCGCGGCGCCAGGCCCCCGCACGTGGGATCTGGCGTACCTCGCCTACACCTTGGTCCCGCTGGCTGCCCCTGGAAATCTCGAACCCATGGGTTGGCCGGGCCGTGTTCCAACCCGCGAGCGATTGAAGCACATCCGCGACGCCTACGGCTGCACGCCGAAGCAATGGCAAGCGGTCATCGCCACCATCCCGGCTCGCGTCCGAGCCGCGTACGACACGATGCGGATCTGGGCAGCCGAAGACCGGCCCGGCTGGCGAGCGCAATGGGAACAACCCGAGCCCTGGCGACACGGTGCCGGATACCTGCGCGACATCGCTCACATCCAGAACTCAATCGAGTCCTGGCGAACAACCGACTGA